Within Methanococcus voltae, the genomic segment ACGAAGATATTGAAGATTCTAGTCAAAAAACTACTCAAATGAAACTAGATAACAAAAATTAAAGTTAAATTAAAGTTAAATTAAAGGGATATTATGGATAAAACCGAAAATAGTCAAAATAGTCAAAATTACGCTGATAGTTCGAATACTGAAAATCAGGATGCTCCGAAAAAAGAATTAAAAAAATATTCAATATTGTTGGATACAAATTTTTTAATATATTCATTTAAACAGGGTATCAATATAACATATGAATTAGAGCGCGTAATCCCAGTTAATGGAGAAATAATAATTTTGCAATGTGTTATTGATGAATTGAATAAGCTTAAAAAAGAATTAAAAGGAAAAGAGAAATTAGCAATTAATTTGGCTCTAAAATTAGTTAGCAGGTATAAAATTGTAGACTACTCTGAAGGAAAATACGCCGATGAGATGATAGTTAACTATATTAAGACTCATAAAAACTGCATTGTAGGAACTAACGATAAAATTTTGAAAAAATCGATTATGGACTTGGGAGTTCCAATTATATTGATAAAACAGCAAAAATATTATGAATTGCAGGGTTATTTATAAAATTTAAAACTTAAAACTTAAAATTTAAGTGTAAAATTTAAGTATAATTGTAATATATTTAATATTTAATTTGCTTCGGAAATTGTTATTTTAGAGTCATCTCCCTTTTTAGTAAGCCTTATTACTTCGTTTGCAATTTCCTCCATTTCATGATGGTGTGTGATTATAACAATCTGATTTATCTTTTTTATACTTGAAAAGATTGTTAATAAATTTCTCCTTCTATCTTCATCCAAGTAAGCAGTAGGCTCATCTAATATAATACATTCCATATTATCACATATTGCGTTTGCAATACCCAATCTAAGTGCTAAAGCCACAGCAACTTGTTCCCCGCCACTCATATTACTTACAGGTATTTCATCAACTATTAAATCGCAATCTGGAGTTATTTGAATATGGGAATATGGCATACCGAATTCTGAAAATATTTCGTTTGCATGTTTTTGTATTAAAGGAATATACATTTCCCTAATATGTTTTTGAACGCCATCCCTGGAAAATACTTCCCTAACTTTAGTTAAATAGTTTTTAAAGTACTTCAATCTGTTTAATTCATCTTTCTTTTGAGTATTATCATCTAAATTTTGTTTAAAGTGTTTATTCTCATTTTCTATGTTGACAATTTGTGATTGGATTTTTTGTATTTCTAAATTAATATCATATACTTGCTGCTTCAATGCTTCATTTTTGCTTCTGAATAGTTCGTGCTCTTCTTTTGAGTAATTTAAAGCATTTATTTTGTAAATTATTTCTTTATTATTATTTTCTATTTCCATTATGGACTCATTTGTTAAATTTAGCAAATTATTGATTAATTCTTCAAATTTAACTATTTTTACATCTATTTCATTGTTGTTATTCAATAATTGATCCATAGGGGATTTTTCAAAATATTCATAGTACTTTGAATTATTTGAACAGTAATTTGAAATATATGTATTAATTATTGCCTCAGAATTCTTATAAAGCTCATAATCAGGAGTATAAGTTTTCAATTCTGATTCCAAACTATTTTTATCGTTTAAGTTATTTTCATAATTATGATATTTGGTTTTTAAATCTTTTGAAGCTATTTCTTTTAGGATATCTGTAATATCACATAATATTTTATTTAAACCTTGTAAATATTTCATTTTATCCTTTAAAGCGTCTAATGAGTTCTTTAACTCCACTTTAAAGCTTTTTAAAGTATTTATATTTATTAAATTATCTTCTAGGGCATAATTTATCAAAGACAAGTTATTTGATTTAGTTAGTATTTCCAAAAATTTTTGAATTGTTTCGTCCTTTTTAGCTTCTAATTCATTTGTTTTGGTATTGCCATTCTTGCCATTATCTTTATTTTTCAAATAATTTTCTGCATAAACATATTTTGTATAGTTATCTTTAATAGACTGTTGATTACTAATTAATTCAGCTTTTAAAGCTTTTAAATCATCTAATTCTCCATTTAACCTGCTTTCATTTTGTAAATTTTGTAAATTACTAATTTTTTCATCCAGTTCTAGTTTCAAATTGATTTCTGATTCTTTTTTAGAATTTAATAATGCTAATTGAGTTTTTAAATTATTTAATTCATTTAATTTAACCTTTGCAATGGTTAAATCATTTGAAATCTTTTCCATGTTGTTGATACATTTATTTAGTGCTTCTTTGTAATTTTCAATTAACTTGCTGTTATTTGAGATGATTTCGTTCTTCTTTTCGTCAGATAATTCAGTTCTACAAGTAGGGCATACTTTTTTATCAGAAATACATTTTAATTCACTATTTGAAGTCATTAATTCATTTATTTTAATTTCAAGATTTAATTTGTTAGATACCAAGCTATTCAACTTTTCATTGTTTAGACTTATATCTTGCTCAATGTTTTCCAGGTTAGTTAGTTTTTTTTCAATATCATTAATCTGTATTGTTTGTTTGGTGTGCTCCATTAGTGTATTCTCTAAATTTTTAATTTCTTTCTGGATATCTGCGATACGTCTAGATAAAATCGTTGAATTACTTGTTTTTTCATTTAAATCATCTAATTTTTTAGATAACTCTTCATATTTTGCATAATACTCTTTATTTTCTTCCACATTTGATTTCTGAGTAGCTATTGATTCTAATTCATTTGTAATAATTTCTAACTCATTTAATAGAATATCTAATGATTTATCAAAATTTTTAATGGATTTGGTATTTTTTGCAATTTCGCCCATTTTTTTAATGTTTTCCGCAATTAAAACTTCATTTCTTGACATATTTAATAAATCGGTGCTTTGAACGTTACTGGTAGTACCATTATTAATAGAACTAATATCACTATTGTTGTTATTACCATTATTATCGTTATTACTAGTATTATCGTTCGTATATTCGTTATAAGACTTTATTAGGTAAGATAAATTAGATTTTAATTCTTTATATCTGTTGTAAAGCTCTTTGTTATCTTTATTATACAGTTTTTCATTTAATAAATCCATTTTTTCCATTAAAAGGGTACATTTTTTGTAATTTTCTTTCTTTTCAAGTATTTTAGATTTATTATCTATTAATGTGGTCATATCATCTGATAAATTAGACATATTATTATTCAGTTTATCAACTTCTCGATTATTTGATAGCAAATTTAAATTATATTCTTCATTTTTTTCACTATTTGCTTTTAAAATATCTAACTTAATTAAAATATCTTTTTCAGTGGATTTAAGATTTTTTAAATCATTTGATTTTTCAGCTTTTTCATTGTTGTAATTTTGAATTATTTCGTTATTTTTTGAAATAGATTCGTAAATAACTTCTTCGTCCGCTAAATTATTATTTAACGTCTTTATTTTTTCATCGTATCTATTTATAATTTCTTTCATTTTTTCGTGGGCTTTAGCATATTTCTCCACGCCCAAAATTTTGTCTATGACATCCTTTCTATTTCGAGGGGCTAAATTAACCAAATTTACGATATCTCCTTGCTTAATATATATTGCATTTGAAAAAACGTTATTATCCATTTCTAAAATCTCTTGAACCTTGGCGTTAACGTTGGAATTATTATCTGCTAGGATATTATCGTTTATATTGTCTTTTAAAAACAATATATTTTCGGATTTGGTTGATTTTCGATTTCTTTGACGTATAACAGTGTAAGTTTTTCCCCTAACTTCAAAAGTAAATGAAATTCTAAAGCTGTCTGCCTCATTTTTTATCATATTTTGCAAACTGTAGTCCTTACCCGAAGGGGCGAATAGTGCATAGTTGATTGCTTGAAAAATGGAAGATTTGCCACTACCATTTTTTCCCACAATTGTTGTGATGCCATCTTTGAATTCAATTTTGCTATTCCTGTGACTTCTAAAATTTTGAAGTTCTAAACTCTTTAATATCATAATTTGCCCCATTATTATGTCATAAAAGTAAAATAACTTAAATATATTTTATCATAATTATAATAATTATCATAATTTATCGTTTTTAGAACATTTTAATTTCCATTCATTGTATTATACTTTATATACAAAAAACAATAAAAACATATTTAGTATAAATTATTGAAAAAGATAATTTATACATTTTCATCTGACATTTATTTAATTTATTATCTCATCACGTTATTATAAAGTTTATGAAATTAATCGGAAAGGAAATACAAAATAGAATATATATTATATATAGTATAATCTATAGTCTATTTAAAATTTAAACTAATAAAACAAAAAACAGCATATAACTTAAAAAAATTGGGTAAATAGTGTCCAATCAATGAATAACTTGTAAAATATGATTAAAAAATTGAAATACCTTGAATACAATATTAAGAATTATTGTGAAAGACGAAATAAAAAAAGAATATGTATGGGTTAACTTAATATTAGTATATATTAATATTCAAATATACTGATATATAAATTATAAGATAACCATACTGCAAATATAATGTAAATACAGATCAGATATAACGTAAGTATAGTAAGTATATTAACAGTTCAAAGTAAAATTTATCAAAATTATCAAGAGGATTATTATGGATTTAGGTACAAGCAAATATATAATATATGCAGAATTATTGGCTGATGGATACGTTGAAAAACACGACGTTATCGGTGCTATATTCGGTCAGACAGAAGGTCTTTTAAGCAACGAATTAGATTTAAGGGACTTACAAAAAAGTGGAAGAATCGGTCGTATAGATGTAGAACTTGAAAATATGGGTGGAAAATCTCTTGCAAAAATTACGTTACCATCGAGTTTGGATAAGGTCGAAACGTCGATACTAGCCGCTACGCTTGAAACTATAGATAGAGTGGGTCCTTGTTTAGCTACTGTCAATATTAAAAATGTTGAAGATATCCGGATATCTAAAAGACATTACATAACCGAACGTGCTCAAAATATCCTTAAGAAATTAATGGATGAAATGGTAGATTCTTACGAAATAACCGATGAAATAAAAGAATCCCTAAGAGTACAGGAAATTATGGAATATGGCGAGGAAAACTTACCTTGTGGACCAAATGTAGTGCATTCTGATGCAATAATTGTGGTTGAAGGTAGAGCCGATGTTTTAAATTTATTAAGATGCGGAATTAAGAATGCCGTAGCTGTCGAAGGTACATCCGTTCCAAAATCAATTATAGAGTTAACCAAAAGAAAAACTACCACCATATTTACCGATGGAGATAGAGGTGGAGAACTTATATTAAAAGAATTGTTACAAACTTGTGATGTGGATTATGTTGCAAGAGCCCCATATGGTAAAGAAGTTGAAGAAACCTCCAAAAAAGAAATATTAAAATGTTTAAGGTCTAAAATACCAATAGAACAGTATAATATAAATATGGAAGAAGGTAAGACCGATAAGTACGAAAAACACGAAAAAACATATAAAACTAGCAGTAACAATGGTAACGGAAATAACGGTAGAGAAGCTAAAAAGATAGAAGAATTTATCCCTCAAAGCCCAAAAGATAAAGATAAAGATAATGAAGGTTTTGGTTACCACAAGTATAAAAAAGAGCTAAATTCTAATTTAGAGCATATAAAAGAAAATTTCGGAAAATCTCAAATATTAAGTGAAAAATCTGAAAAATTCGAAAAGGCTCATCCTGTAAAAGATTACTTAAAAGGCGAAGGAATAATCGACGTTGACAAATTAAATGAAGAGTCAAAAATAAGCGAAGATAGTAAAAAAAGTGAAGATATTAATGCAGGTAAAGCCTCAAAAAGTGCAGGTATGACTGTTGAAGTAAAAACTGAGGACTTAAGGGCTAAAGAAAAAGATAATTCTAAAACTGAAGTTTCAAAAAAGAATATATCAGAAATAGAAAATAAAAAATCTGGAAAAGCAGGCTTAGACGCTCAAATACAACAGAACGGCGAAAAAGCTAAAAAAATAAAAGCCGATAAAGTTTTAACAGATTCTAAGATATCAAAGGAGTTTAAAATTAAGGAATCAGAAGAACTTAAAACTAAAGAACCTATCGGGGCAGAAGACAAATTTGGACGTAATATTGGAAATATCATAAGTAAAGATTCAAAAAATAAAGAATTAGTTGAAAAAATAGAATCTGCCGAAGAAGTAACGCCATTAATCGATATTAATGACATCAACAGTGTAAAATCCATTGTAGACAAAATTCAAGGAACTGGAATGGTTAGTCTAATCCATGAAGGTGTGGAAAAGCTCATAAATATGGATGAATTGGTAGATAACCCAGAAATTAAAGATAATGATATTATAATTTTGGATTATCCGATAAATCAACAAATTGTTGATAAATTATATGATAAAACTAAATTAATTATCGGTAAAAACGTTAATGTATCAAAAAGACCTTCAGAACTTAGATTACTTTCATTCAATGAATTGAAAGCATAAAATAATAGCTAAATAAATAACTTACTAAATAACTACTTTACTAAATAAGTAAAAAAATAGAATATATTAATTTTTTTTATTAAATTTTTATTAAATTTAAGTATATTTTGTTATTTTTAATTATCTTTTTTTCCTTGCAATTTCTTTCCCAATTTTTTCCCCAGTATCTTTTAACCTACTTGCCACACTTCTTGGAACGTCGCCTTTTTCAGATAATATCTTTCCGATGATACTTGACAATAAAAATATTGCGTAAGTATGTTCTGATTTAGTTCTGTGTATATGGTGAGGTCTGATGTTCAAGCTATCGTATTCCTCGAAACTGTCCCCTAAAGTATCTTCACCAAAAGTAGTGTAAAGATCTTTTCTCATATATACTAAAAGCTGATGTAATTGAATTAATTCATCCTTATGCATTTAACCACCATGATAATATAGTAAACAAAATAAAAAATACTAAAAATATATAATATCGTAACTACTTATGGGTTAATTTTATTTATACATTTAGTAGTATTCTTATTATATCATATTGTTTTTAGATTAATCATATTTAAGCATATCTTATATATTAACCCGTTTTATGAAAAATACACTCAAAAGTAATATATTTATGATGTCAATTAATAATAACATAACTTAAGAAAAATAATAAAATAATAAAATAATAAAATAAAACTAAAAATAAAAATTGATATATTAAATTATTATTTAATTTCTGGAACTACTGCCCTTACAAATTCTTTTTTACCTTTTGTTAAATCCATTGTAGCGTCAATACCCATTTTCGCAGTCAATTTCATCTTGTGGTCTGCAGAAGGGTCTAATGATGAGCCTTTTGCACCATCAATGATTATAACATCTCTTGAACTTTGAACTCTTGTAGCTATTGCATATTCAACATCTACGGGGTTGTATATGTCTATATCATCATCCACAATTACAACGTGCTTCAAACTTGGGTGTGCGGCTAAAGCTGCTAATATTGCATTCTTACCGTCGCCTTGTGTTTTTTTATCGATGGACACAACTGCGTGTAACCAGCAACAACTACCTTCAGTTAAAGCTACATTCTTAACAGATGGCACTGTGTTTCTAATTCCTTTGAACATTCTAGGTTCTTGAGGTAAACCCATTAAAATTTTGTGCTCTGTTCCGCCAGGCAATAATGCGTGGAATATTGGATCTTTTTTTGTCCTAAGTCCAGTTACTTTAATAACAGGTTGCTTTCTTATAACGTCGTATGTTCCGGTAATATCAACAAATGGACCTTCGTCGTCATTTTTATTTGTTATTTTACCTTCGATTATAAATTCAGCTTCAGGAATTTCTAAATCAACAGTTTTACCCTTTATAGTTTTAATAGGCTTATTCATGATTGCAGAAGCATATTTTAATTCGTTGAAGGACACATCTCCGGAGGTTGACGCAGCTAAGAGTAAAGCAGGTTCTACACCAATTGCTATTGCGACGTCTATGCCTTCTTTGCCTTCAGTTATTGCGTTTTCAATATTTTTATGATATATATAGTGAAGATGTCTTTGTTCAACCATTCTTATGACCAAATTTCCATCAGGTCTTATTAAAATTCTGTGGATTGAAGCATTTACGCCCTCATCTTTATCCTTAACAATTACGATACCTGAAGTTAAGTAAGGTCCTGCATCTTCACCATAATAGGTAGGAATCGGGTATTCAGTTATTTTTTGCACTTCATCGTCTATATATTCTTTCTCAAGTTCTGCATCCAATACAAGTTCCCCGTTTGGCTCGTTTTCCATTGCTTTAATCATATGATTCATTAAGTCTTCAGGCTTTATATTCAAACTTTTTGCAACATTCTCACGGGTGCATAAGTTACCCACTACTTTATAACCGTTTACATTTTCAATCATAACTGTATTGGCAGTACCTTTGTCGTTATCGTTTAAAACCTTTGAAATTTCGAACACTTTGTTTGCAGAATCAATTTTTACTTTATCCAATGAATTTATAAATTTTCTGTAATCGCTTTCCATATTTTCCACTACATCACTACTTTTTTAATGAATATAATTTAATAAATTTATTAAAAATATACTATTTATAATTAAGGTGTAATCTCAGAGATAATGAAAAATAAAATCTAAAATTTAAAGATAAATATTTAAGATTATGTATTAAAAATAGAATAAGAAATAAAAAAAATAAAAAAATAAATTTAAAATAATAAAAGTTAAACTAATAAAAAAGAGTAAAAAATAAGAATTAATTTGTATAGTCACTATTATCTCTTTTTTTACCATCTTTTGGATATTTCAATTTCCAACCTTTTTTAACCCATTCGTCATCATAATTATTTTCTTCAGCCCATTGTTTTAAAAAGCTTTCCCATTTATTCCATAATTCTGCATAATTACGTTTTATTAATTCAATTTCACCGGTTTCCATTGCTGGACACATGAAACAACCTACCCTATCGAAATTTTGTTCATAAAGTACGTTATATGGTGCGTCATTTCTTAAAATGTAAATCCAAACGTGCATAGCTGTCCACTCTAATATAGGAGCTGCTAATGTTTGTTTTTTAATATTTGGGCTTTGCCAAATTCTTGGTTTCTTTGAACGGTTGATAGATTCATACTTTCGTAATCCTACAAAAGTAAGGCAACCTTTAGGGTATTTAGCATCTATTAAAGCACCTAATGGTCTTAATTTACATTCTTCACTACACCATCGATTATCTCGGGAAGGTGGACCATATGTTTTAACTAATTCCCAGAAATCACTTGATTTAGTTCTTAATATTTCCTTACCATAGTGTTTTTCCATTGTATCGATGTTTTCGAGCGTTTCGTCAAATTCAATACCTGTATCATTGAAAAGTATCTCATAAGATGCTTGAGATTTTTCAATTTCAGGGTCGTTATTAAATGCGTTTCTTGCAAGTAGATAAACTACTAAACTGTCTTTACCGCCAGAATATGCAACTGTTGGAGGTAAATTTATTTTTTCAGCAGTATTTCTCATGAAACCCACTGCTTGTGTTTCAAATTTATCCATTGGTGTTTTATTTGCTTCCACCATTGTTTTAAAGTCTGAAGTTACAGGATTCACGTTTGCAGGTTTTGGCTCTTCTGATTTCCTAACTTTTGCAATCATTCCTTTTTGGGCGTCTATCATTTCTTTATAGTCCATTCTTGCTCTACCGACACCTAAAATATCCATTTTACTAGCATCTATTTCAAGTGGGGTTTTTTCCAATAAATCAGTGTAAACTCCATTTATATCTCCATATTTTGATATTAGTTCTTCGTTTTCAACTAATATGATTACGTCGTCATCTGTTTTGATATCTGATGAAGCATAAGCTAAACCTGGTCTTAATATGGAAGCTCCTTTTAAAATATATGGAGGTACATCGTGCTTAACAACGATTATTTTTTTATTTACTGTTTTTATAAATCTTCTTGCACCTTCAATTGTAGGAATAACTTTCCATTGACAGCCTTTTTCGTTATAATTTAAAATACCGACTACTTGCCCGTCTAAAATTATTTCCTGCATATATTCGGTGCCTGGTACCTTATTTACCAAAGCTACTTTATTTTCAAAGATATTTTCAGTTATTCCGAATTGATTGTGTAATGTTTCATTGATAAGTGTTATATCATTCTCAAATGCAGGTCTTGCATCTGCTGGAGGGGTTACTTTTACTTCAAATGTTTTATTACCACATTTTGAACATTCCTTGTCCAAAACTGGCACGTTACATGTTTCACACCATCTTAAATGGATTTTTCCCAAAACTGTTTTCATAAATTCACCAAATAATTAAATAAATACTAAAGATTCCATATTTATCATATAGTTTTATTTTTACTATTTTTATTCTATTTTTTATTCTATTTTTTATTCTATTTTTTATTCTATTTTTTATTTTATTATCATATTGTTTTATTTTTAATTTTCTTCTTGTTCTTTTTGCCCTAATTCCTTTTTTAACAACAATTCTTCAATGTTACTAATTTCATTTTCTCTTGCATCGGTTGCAGGGAATTTTGGCACTGCAAAACAGTGCAATTCCTTACTTGTTGATATCTTAAGTGTACCTATTTTATCGGCTAACTTCATTATTTCAACCTTATCAAAACCGATTAAGGGTCTTAATACTTGTAAATTTGTGCAATTACTGATTACCCTCAAATTTTTAAGTGTTTGAGAAGCTACCTGTCCCATATTGTCTCCATTTACCACTGCATCGCATTTATACTTGTATGCAAATTTTTCGGCAATCTTTAGCATTCTTCTCTTGCAGAATACACAGGTGTATTTTTCTTTTTTCAAATCCGTTAAATTATCTTTTATATCCTTTAAAGTTTCTTTAAAATCTACTTCAATATATTTTAAGCTTGGATCGTAATCTTTTAAAACTTCAACCAATTTTTGAACTTTTTCTGAACCTTCTTCAGAAGTTTTCATATGTAAAAGTACTAATTTACAGCCTCTTTTAGCCATCATAAATGCTGAAACTGGGCTGTCTATGCCATCAGAGGTTAAAACCAATACTTTTCCTTGTGTACCCACAGGTAAACCGCCGATACCATCTAAACGTTCACTGAATATGAATGAATAATCGTTTAATAATTCTATATCAATTGAAATATCTGGGTTAACTAAATCAACTTTTAAGTTGTATTTACCACCCATTTCGCCACCTACTGCCATATTAACTTCCAATGAATTCATAGGGAATTTTTTTTGCATCCTTTGGGTTTTAATTCTAAAAGTTGTCTCTTTGGTATTATTATTATTGGCGTTATTGTTACTTATATCATTTAATCGTTTTTCTACTTCTTCGAAAGCTTTTTCCTTTATTTTTTCAATTGTAGGTTCCATTATTACAGTGCATGGACTAAATGAAACTATACCTGGAGTTCTAGCCAATAAATCTTTTAATTTATCGGTGTTTTGTTCCTCAGTTGCTACAAGTAATCTAGTATGTAATAAATACACGTTTGCTTTGAAATTGTGCATTTCACAGACTGATTTGATATTTTTTGCAAGTAAACGCTCAAATCGGTGCATAGTTTGTCTTGATTTTGTACCAATTTCCCCGTATCTTAATATAAAATATTTTAAATTTAAATCTTCATTATCTATTTTTTTATTTAACTCGTCTATTTGTTGTTTTTTTATTTCCTGTCGAGTTGATTGTTTTTTTACTTGTTTCACTTGTTCAGGGTTTTGTTGAGGGTTGCTATCCAATGTTTCACATCCTGTAGTCTAACTTATATTCATAAATTGTGTATATTATTAAATGATATTAATTATCAATTAAATTAAGAAATTATAATAATTATAATAATTTTTAAAATAGATTAATATAAAAATGGATTATCAAATATATAAAGATTTATTTAATTGAATTAATTTCGTAAAATAAAGTCTGAAGTCTAAAAATAAATAAATAATAAAAAAAATGAAAACTGAAAAATGAAAATAAAAAAATAAAGTTGTGGGCATTTAATGGGTAATATTACATATATTCTATTATATTATTGCTATTTGTCATATATTTCATTTAACATAATTTTTGGGCATATAATATCATATAATTTAAAATTATTCAAATGGGGATTTGAATATTATTATTTTATTATTTAATTGCATTTGCTAATTTTTTACCAATATCGTAGCAATTTCCTAACTCTTCTTCATCAGGGATGTAGTATAATTCGTAATTATCTAAAACATCGAATCCCGCTTCTTTTAACTCGTCTGCAATGAACTCAATAGCTCCCCCTCTTCCACCCATTGAACCAAATACAACGGATTTCTTTTTGTAGCCCGTTCTTGCAAATCTTAAACCTTTGATATAGTACATTAAATCTCCGATACTTGGGTATGGTACATCATTAATTGTAGGAATACCGAATAAGACTGCTTTACTGTCCAACATATCCTTTACGATTTCACTTCTTTCATCATTATGTAGATTGTACATAACAACGTCGATACCTTCACTCATTAAACCTTCTGCCAAAGCATGTGCCATTTTTTGAGTTGAACCGTGCATTGTATCGTATACGATTGTAGCTTTGTTTTCACATTGACCAGTTGCATATTTTTGGTATTCGCCAATAGCTTTCATTGGTTCAGTCCAAATTTGACCGTGTGATGGAGCTATCATTTTTATTTTATCGAGTAAACCTAATTCGATAACTTCATTGAACTTTTTAAGTACTAATTTAGACAGTGGAGTTATTAAGTTAGCGTAAAATTTCTTATTTGCATCGAGTAAAATGTTTTCAGGTATTTCATTATCGTATCTTTCAGAGAAACAAAGGTGTTGTCCGAAAGCGTCATTTGAGAACAAAATCCCTTCTTCGTTGTACATTGTAAACATGCTGTCTGGCCAGTGTAAAAGTGGAGCTTCTAAAAATGTTAATGTTTTACCGCCCAAATCTAAAGTTTCAAGAGATTTTATAACTTTGAAATTTGCACCTTTTAAAGCAGGGTAATGTTTTAACAATCCTTTAACTGCTACTTCTGTACAGTATATCGGTGCTTCAGGGAATTTTCTATGAGCTTCCACTAATGCACCACTGTGATCTTTTTCAACGTGGTTTTGAACAATTGCATCGATTTTGAAAGGTTTTCCTTCTTTTTCACATGCGTCTTTGATTCTACCCCACATCTGTGCTGATTGCCCAGGGTATGTGTTATCTATCAAAACGGTTTTATCTTCACCAAATACCAAGTATGCGTTGTACGTTGTACCTTTTAATGTGTAACCATGGTACATTCTTATATCCCAATCCATGACACCAACCCAGTAAGTGCCATCTGCTATTTTAAAAGCGTCTGCTTTCATAATCGCTTCACCTCAAATTTTTATGGAGTATTGATATAGTGTAAAATTTACTGTAATATTGTAATAATTTATTATGCTAACCATTTTCTAAATAATATCTATGTACATACTCTATATATTATATTTATGGTGTGTAATTCGTCTTTTTTTAAAAAAAATTAACGAATATCGGATTATGTGTAAATAACGCCC encodes:
- a CDS encoding phosphoadenosine phosphosulfate reductase family protein — translated: MKTVLGKIHLRWCETCNVPVLDKECSKCGNKTFEVKVTPPADARPAFENDITLINETLHNQFGITENIFENKVALVNKVPGTEYMQEIILDGQVVGILNYNEKGCQWKVIPTIEGARRFIKTVNKKIIVVKHDVPPYILKGASILRPGLAYASSDIKTDDDVIILVENEELISKYGDINGVYTDLLEKTPLEIDASKMDILGVGRARMDYKEMIDAQKGMIAKVRKSEEPKPANVNPVTSDFKTMVEANKTPMDKFETQAVGFMRNTAEKINLPPTVAYSGGKDSLVVYLLARNAFNNDPEIEKSQASYEILFNDTGIEFDETLENIDTMEKHYGKEILRTKSSDFWELVKTYGPPSRDNRWCSEECKLRPLGALIDAKYPKGCLTFVGLRKYESINRSKKPRIWQSPNIKKQTLAAPILEWTAMHVWIYILRNDAPYNVLYEQNFDRVGCFMCPAMETGEIELIKRNYAELWNKWESFLKQWAEENNYDDEWVKKGWKLKYPKDGKKRDNSDYTN
- the thiI gene encoding tRNA uracil 4-sulfurtransferase ThiI, with product MDELNKKIDNEDLNLKYFILRYGEIGTKSRQTMHRFERLLAKNIKSVCEMHNFKANVYLLHTRLLVATEEQNTDKLKDLLARTPGIVSFSPCTVIMEPTIEKIKEKAFEEVEKRLNDISNNNANNNNTKETTFRIKTQRMQKKFPMNSLEVNMAVGGEMGGKYNLKVDLVNPDISIDIELLNDYSFIFSERLDGIGGLPVGTQGKVLVLTSDGIDSPVSAFMMAKRGCKLVLLHMKTSEEGSEKVQKLVEVLKDYDPSLKYIEVDFKETLKDIKDNLTDLKKEKYTCVFCKRRMLKIAEKFAYKYKCDAVVNGDNMGQVASQTLKNLRVISNCTNLQVLRPLIGFDKVEIMKLADKIGTLKISTSKELHCFAVPKFPATDARENEISNIEELLLKKELGQKEQEEN
- a CDS encoding FprA family A-type flavoprotein, which codes for MKADAFKIADGTYWVGVMDWDIRMYHGYTLKGTTYNAYLVFGEDKTVLIDNTYPGQSAQMWGRIKDACEKEGKPFKIDAIVQNHVEKDHSGALVEAHRKFPEAPIYCTEVAVKGLLKHYPALKGANFKVIKSLETLDLGGKTLTFLEAPLLHWPDSMFTMYNEEGILFSNDAFGQHLCFSERYDNEIPENILLDANKKFYANLITPLSKLVLKKFNEVIELGLLDKIKMIAPSHGQIWTEPMKAIGEYQKYATGQCENKATIVYDTMHGSTQKMAHALAEGLMSEGIDVVMYNLHNDERSEIVKDMLDSKAVLFGIPTINDVPYPSIGDLMYYIKGLRFARTGYKKKSVVFGSMGGRGGAIEFIADELKEAGFDVLDNYELYYIPDEEELGNCYDIGKKLANAIK